A part of Deinococcus budaensis genomic DNA contains:
- the rplD gene encoding 50S ribosomal protein L4 has translation MAQINVIGTRGGRSIELDLPEVNPHVLHEVVTWQLAGRRRGTASTKTRAQVSKSGHKMYSQKGTGNARHGDRGVPTFVGGGVAFGPKPRSYSYTLPRKVRQLGLAMALADRQETGKLLAVDGFDLDGKTKGFINWAGQNGLDGSERVLIVTDDEQTRRAARNVPWATVMPVAGLNAYDILRHERLVIDAVALEPAQDEAVSEGAAQ, from the coding sequence ATGGCGCAGATCAACGTCATCGGGACCCGGGGTGGCCGCTCGATCGAGCTGGACCTGCCCGAAGTCAACCCGCACGTGCTGCACGAGGTCGTGACCTGGCAGCTGGCCGGTCGCCGCCGCGGCACTGCCAGCACCAAGACGCGCGCCCAGGTCAGCAAGTCGGGCCACAAGATGTACAGCCAGAAGGGCACCGGCAACGCCCGTCACGGTGACCGGGGCGTGCCCACCTTCGTGGGTGGCGGCGTCGCCTTCGGCCCCAAGCCCCGCAGCTACAGCTACACCCTGCCCCGCAAGGTGCGTCAGCTCGGCCTGGCGATGGCCCTGGCCGACCGCCAGGAGACCGGCAAGCTGCTCGCGGTGGACGGCTTCGACCTCGACGGCAAGACCAAGGGCTTTATCAACTGGGCCGGGCAAAACGGCCTGGACGGCTCCGAGCGCGTCTTGATCGTCACCGACGACGAGCAGACCCGCCGCGCCGCGCGCAACGTCCCCTGGGCCACCGTGATGCCGGTCGCGGGCCTGAACGCCTACGACATCCTGCGTCACGAGCGCCTGGTGATCGACGCGGTCGCGCTGGAGCCTGCTCAGGACGAGGCTGTGTCCGAAGGAGCAGCGCAGTGA